From Myxococcus xanthus, a single genomic window includes:
- a CDS encoding helix-turn-helix transcriptional regulator, whose protein sequence is MRRLVQVLDVELSPAKPHASLVDARRLEAADPMAFAALVKYMQPREKDFSTSVLKQALVRPEGVVGAVVGGFYTLLSGAYPSRAFTAPDTALQWLGQPEAEAAALLAELNGLVAEATGQSPLLRELHQVMRGRLPEVNLSDVAREMGMSERTLQRRLKEASTSFQAELNAVQVRMAQSLLRESNMKLTAVAVEVGCASLQHFSSLFRKLVGESPSAWRDRQKQPQGDGTPPPAEALMEEVAGAPGKGPVAATSEVPE, encoded by the coding sequence GTGCGCCGGCTCGTCCAGGTGCTGGACGTGGAGTTGTCCCCCGCCAAGCCGCATGCCTCGCTGGTGGACGCGCGCCGGCTGGAGGCCGCGGACCCCATGGCCTTTGCCGCCCTGGTCAAATACATGCAGCCCCGCGAGAAGGACTTCAGTACCTCCGTGCTGAAGCAGGCGCTGGTGCGGCCGGAAGGCGTGGTGGGCGCGGTGGTGGGCGGCTTCTACACGCTGCTGTCCGGGGCCTATCCCAGCCGGGCATTCACCGCTCCCGACACCGCCCTTCAGTGGTTGGGGCAGCCGGAGGCCGAGGCCGCGGCGCTGCTGGCGGAGCTCAACGGACTGGTCGCGGAGGCCACCGGCCAGTCTCCCCTGCTGCGCGAGCTGCACCAGGTGATGCGAGGCCGGCTGCCGGAGGTGAATCTGTCGGACGTGGCCCGGGAGATGGGCATGTCCGAACGGACGCTGCAACGCCGGCTGAAGGAGGCCAGCACGTCCTTCCAGGCGGAGCTCAACGCGGTGCAGGTGCGCATGGCGCAGTCGCTGCTTCGCGAGTCGAACATGAAGCTCACCGCAGTGGCGGTGGAGGTGGGCTGCGCCTCGCTCCAGCACTTCAGCAGCCTCTTCCGCAAGCTGGTGGGCGAGTCCCCCAGCGCGTGGCGGGACCGGCAGAAGCAGCCGCAGGGCGACGGCACGCCACCACCCGCCGAGGCCCTGATGGAGGAAGTGGCTGGAGCGCCCGGTAAGGGCCCCGTCGCGGCCACGTCCGAAGTCCCCGAGTAG
- a CDS encoding ATP-binding cassette domain-containing protein, with translation MIQARDLGAGYGPRAVLAKLSFDLPWRRASVVLGPGGSGKSTLLRALVNDRLGDGADFWVRGQLTLPVSAQAVVPQGRPAESRTLGELLGPDARQTLESVWACAPAAAVRLDRLRERPVALLPEGLWRLALLTVAIANKAPLVLLDEPEVGLSGDGVRWLARRLLMLRAERTVVLVTQHLPLARMVADHVLLLDEGMLVDQAPPRHFFDEPELRRHTC, from the coding sequence GTGATTCAAGCCAGGGACCTGGGCGCCGGCTATGGCCCTCGCGCGGTGCTTGCGAAGCTCTCTTTCGATTTGCCCTGGCGGCGCGCCAGCGTGGTGCTGGGCCCGGGTGGCAGTGGCAAGAGCACCCTGCTGCGGGCCCTGGTCAACGACCGGCTCGGAGACGGCGCTGACTTCTGGGTGCGGGGCCAGCTCACCCTTCCCGTATCGGCGCAGGCGGTGGTGCCCCAAGGCCGGCCCGCGGAGTCCCGCACACTGGGCGAGCTGCTCGGCCCCGATGCGCGCCAGACGCTGGAGTCCGTGTGGGCCTGCGCGCCAGCGGCGGCGGTGCGGCTGGACCGCCTGCGCGAGCGGCCGGTGGCGCTGCTGCCCGAAGGGCTGTGGCGGCTGGCCCTGCTCACCGTCGCCATCGCCAACAAGGCGCCCCTGGTCCTCCTGGACGAGCCCGAAGTGGGACTGTCGGGAGACGGCGTCCGCTGGTTGGCGCGGCGGCTGCTGATGCTGCGGGCCGAGCGCACGGTGGTGCTCGTCACGCAGCACCTCCCGCTGGCGCGCATGGTCGCCGACCACGTGCTGCTCCTTGATGAAGGGATGCTCGTGGACCAGGCCCCGCCCCGTCACTTCTTCGACGAGCCTGAGCTCCGTCGCCACACCTGCTGA
- a CDS encoding phospholipase D-like domain-containing protein: MRPIEAELLSGSALYREVVLEKLLHARESVWMATANVKAMFVEHGGRFVPLVDVLDTLAARGVALRLLHAELPSRPFRAAFDRQARLVAGGLSLKVCPRVHFKAVVVDGAWAYLGSANLTGAGLGAKGDSARNFELGFVTEDFDVIDRVTALYEAVWSGAECKSCKLRAVCPDPILPAGKRAPTPRRPRADAPRLGKARRLQRGTKAATR; encoded by the coding sequence ATGCGTCCCATCGAGGCGGAGCTCCTGTCGGGCAGCGCGCTGTACCGGGAGGTGGTGTTGGAGAAGCTGCTCCACGCCCGGGAGTCGGTGTGGATGGCCACGGCCAACGTGAAGGCGATGTTCGTGGAGCACGGTGGCCGCTTCGTCCCGCTGGTGGACGTGCTGGACACGCTCGCCGCGCGTGGCGTGGCGCTGCGGCTGTTGCACGCAGAGCTGCCGAGCCGGCCCTTTCGCGCCGCCTTCGACCGGCAGGCGCGGCTGGTGGCGGGGGGCTTGTCGCTCAAGGTCTGTCCGCGCGTGCACTTCAAGGCGGTGGTGGTGGATGGCGCCTGGGCATACCTGGGCAGCGCCAACCTCACCGGCGCGGGGCTGGGCGCCAAGGGCGACTCCGCGCGCAACTTCGAGCTGGGCTTCGTCACCGAGGACTTCGACGTCATCGACCGGGTGACGGCGCTCTACGAAGCGGTGTGGAGCGGCGCCGAGTGCAAGTCATGCAAGCTCCGCGCGGTGTGTCCCGACCCCATTCTGCCCGCAGGCAAGCGAGCGCCCACGCCGCGCCGTCCTCGCGCGGATGCCCCACGTCTGGGCAAGGCGCGCCGTCTTCAGCGGGGCACGAAGGCCGCCACGCGTTAG
- a CDS encoding TetR/AcrR family transcriptional regulator, translating into MASTSAAKANRALPQRARKDEDKEARRQLILDEALALYQATSYAEVKMADVAGRAMLAKGTVFLYFPTKEALFLALLEDLLFAWFARLDGLLVEDSSAWTGPRLARTVAESLEGEEALTRLLARLQTVLEQNVTAEQLRPFKERLLAALLRAGTLVEQRLPFLHAGEGPRFFIHLHALVTGLRQMADVAPVAREVLEALPHLAPLRVDFTAELTTALTTLLRGLESR; encoded by the coding sequence ATGGCCAGCACCTCAGCGGCGAAGGCGAATCGGGCCCTGCCCCAGCGAGCTCGGAAGGACGAGGACAAGGAAGCGCGGCGGCAACTCATCCTGGATGAGGCCCTGGCCCTGTATCAGGCGACGTCCTATGCCGAGGTGAAGATGGCGGACGTGGCCGGCCGGGCGATGCTGGCCAAGGGCACGGTGTTCCTCTACTTCCCCACCAAGGAGGCGCTGTTCCTGGCGCTGCTGGAGGACCTGCTCTTCGCGTGGTTCGCCCGGCTGGACGGGCTGCTCGTGGAGGACTCGTCGGCCTGGACGGGGCCCCGGCTGGCGCGCACGGTGGCCGAGTCGCTGGAGGGCGAGGAGGCCCTGACGCGGCTGCTCGCGCGGCTGCAGACGGTGCTGGAGCAGAACGTGACGGCCGAGCAGCTCCGCCCGTTCAAGGAGCGGCTGCTGGCGGCGCTGCTCCGCGCGGGCACGCTGGTGGAGCAGCGGCTGCCCTTCCTTCATGCCGGAGAAGGCCCGCGCTTCTTCATCCACCTGCACGCGCTGGTGACGGGCCTGCGGCAGATGGCGGACGTGGCCCCGGTGGCGCGCGAGGTGCTGGAGGCACTGCCCCACCTGGCGCCCCTGCGCGTCGACTTCACCGCCGAGCTGACGACCGCCCTCACCACCCTTCTTCGCGGGCTGGAGTCCCGCTGA
- a CDS encoding aldehyde dehydrogenase family protein encodes MLEAASQANTQPTADTERIRAVFEAQRAHRWTMSRTTAAERIARLKRLREAIIARRAELADAIHADFRKPAMEVDLTELHPTLEELNHTVRHLKSWMKPMRVGTPMLLAGSSSHVRYEARGTVLLLSPWNYPFNLLVSPLVAAIAAGNTVICKPSEKTPHTSRFLAQLVKDVFPENEVALFEGGAETAEALLELPFDHIFFTGNTRIGRKVMEAAAKHLASVTLELGGKSPVIVDETADVAAAAERLCWGKFVNGGQTCVAPDYVFVHASKERAFLDALKASITRFYGGTEQERQASPDLTRLVDPVAWRRVKDLLKRSVAAGAKVEVGGETDEPSRYIAPTVLSGVTAENPVMEGEIFGPVLPVLTFQSREEVYAHIRAGGKPLALYVFSQDKRAVEDIFQNTTSGGAVVNNVLVHLANPNLPFGGVGTSGLGNYHGHFGFKTFSHERAVMVQWMKSLASVFFPPYRGKAQELASRATRLME; translated from the coding sequence ATGCTCGAAGCAGCGTCTCAAGCCAACACGCAGCCCACCGCGGACACCGAGCGCATCCGCGCGGTGTTCGAAGCCCAGCGCGCGCACCGCTGGACGATGTCCCGCACCACGGCCGCCGAACGCATCGCCCGGCTGAAGCGGCTGCGTGAAGCCATCATCGCCCGCCGCGCGGAGCTGGCGGACGCCATCCACGCGGACTTCCGCAAGCCCGCGATGGAGGTGGACCTGACGGAGCTGCACCCCACGCTGGAGGAGCTGAACCACACGGTGCGGCACCTCAAGTCGTGGATGAAGCCCATGCGGGTGGGCACGCCGATGCTGCTTGCGGGCTCGTCCAGCCACGTGCGCTACGAGGCGCGCGGCACGGTGTTGCTGCTGTCGCCGTGGAACTACCCCTTCAACCTGCTGGTGTCGCCGCTGGTGGCCGCCATCGCAGCGGGCAACACCGTCATCTGCAAGCCCAGCGAGAAGACGCCGCACACCTCGCGCTTCCTGGCGCAGTTGGTGAAGGACGTGTTTCCCGAGAACGAAGTGGCGCTGTTCGAAGGCGGCGCGGAGACGGCGGAGGCGCTGCTGGAGCTGCCCTTCGACCACATCTTCTTCACCGGCAACACGCGCATCGGCCGCAAGGTGATGGAGGCCGCGGCGAAGCACCTGGCCAGCGTGACGCTGGAGCTGGGTGGCAAGTCGCCCGTCATCGTCGATGAGACGGCGGACGTCGCCGCCGCTGCCGAGCGCCTGTGCTGGGGCAAGTTCGTCAACGGCGGCCAGACGTGCGTGGCGCCGGACTACGTGTTCGTGCACGCGTCGAAGGAGCGGGCGTTCCTGGACGCGCTCAAGGCGTCCATCACGCGCTTCTACGGCGGCACCGAGCAGGAGCGGCAGGCGAGCCCTGACCTGACGCGACTGGTGGACCCGGTGGCGTGGCGGCGGGTGAAGGACCTGCTCAAGCGCTCGGTGGCCGCGGGAGCGAAGGTGGAAGTGGGCGGGGAGACGGACGAGCCCTCGCGCTACATCGCGCCCACCGTGCTGTCCGGCGTGACGGCGGAGAACCCGGTGATGGAGGGCGAGATTTTCGGGCCGGTGCTGCCGGTGCTCACCTTCCAGTCCCGTGAAGAGGTCTACGCGCACATCCGCGCGGGCGGGAAGCCTTTGGCCCTCTACGTGTTCAGCCAGGACAAGCGGGCGGTGGAAGACATCTTCCAGAACACCACGTCGGGTGGCGCGGTGGTGAACAACGTGCTCGTCCACCTCGCGAACCCCAACCTCCCGTTCGGCGGGGTTGGTACCAGTGGCCTGGGGAACTACCACGGTCATTTCGGCTTCAAGACGTTCAGCCATGAGCGGGCAGTGATGGTTCAGTGGATGAAGTCGCTGGCTTCGGTGTTCTTCCCGCCGTATCGCGGGAAGGCGCAGGAATTGGCCTCCCGCGCGACCCGGCTGATGGAGTAG
- a CDS encoding aldehyde dehydrogenase family protein: MRVVKLEEARMPDGVQEAFDRLHAHRWEVARRGMKERLARLEQFKTLLVARREALAEALHADFRKPRAEVEATEVLPVLMELASIQKHLKTWMKPRKVSTPLLLTGTSSLVQYEPRGVVLVMAPWNYPFHLLVSPLVAAVAAGNAVLCKPSEKTPNTARFIAELVKDVFPPEEVAVVEGGPEVGEALLRLPFDHIFFTGGARVGRRVMEAAAKHLASVTLELGGKSPVIVDETADVAAAAERVVWGKFLNGGQTCIAPDHVWVHASKEEALLEAMKEALERFYGRTEEARRASLDLCRMVDDSAFTRVRQLMDRTVEAGARVVVGGGVGAESRYIAPTVLADVTPDTPIMAEEIFGPVLPVLRFESLDEVVSHVREDGKPLALYVFSNDEATVERLLRETRAGGTCINTVVLHNVNPNLPFGGVGASGVGAYHGETGFRTFSHERAVLRQGRTSLVHLFFPPFTGKAQKLARLAGRLFE, from the coding sequence ATGCGCGTGGTGAAGTTGGAAGAAGCACGGATGCCGGACGGTGTGCAGGAGGCGTTCGACCGCCTCCATGCGCATCGCTGGGAGGTGGCGCGCCGCGGCATGAAGGAACGGCTGGCCCGGCTGGAGCAGTTCAAGACGCTGCTCGTCGCCCGGCGCGAGGCCCTGGCCGAGGCGCTCCACGCCGACTTCCGCAAGCCGCGCGCGGAGGTGGAGGCCACCGAGGTCCTCCCCGTCCTGATGGAGTTGGCCTCCATCCAGAAGCACCTCAAGACGTGGATGAAGCCCCGGAAGGTCTCCACGCCCCTGCTGCTCACCGGCACGTCCAGCCTGGTGCAGTACGAGCCCCGGGGCGTGGTGCTGGTGATGGCCCCGTGGAACTACCCCTTCCACCTGCTGGTGTCGCCGCTGGTCGCCGCGGTGGCCGCGGGCAACGCCGTCCTGTGCAAGCCCAGCGAGAAGACGCCCAACACGGCGCGCTTCATCGCGGAGCTGGTGAAGGATGTCTTTCCCCCAGAAGAGGTCGCGGTGGTGGAGGGAGGCCCGGAGGTGGGCGAGGCGCTGCTGCGGCTTCCCTTCGACCACATCTTCTTCACCGGTGGGGCCCGCGTGGGCCGGCGGGTGATGGAGGCCGCGGCGAAGCACCTGGCCAGCGTGACGTTGGAGCTGGGTGGCAAGTCACCCGTCATCGTCGATGAGACGGCGGATGTCGCCGCCGCTGCCGAGCGCGTGGTGTGGGGCAAGTTCCTCAACGGCGGACAGACGTGCATCGCCCCCGACCACGTCTGGGTCCACGCGTCGAAGGAAGAGGCCCTGCTGGAGGCGATGAAGGAGGCCCTGGAGCGCTTCTACGGCCGCACCGAGGAGGCGCGTCGCGCGAGCCTGGACCTGTGCCGCATGGTGGATGACAGCGCCTTCACGCGGGTGCGCCAGTTGATGGACCGCACCGTGGAGGCCGGCGCGCGCGTGGTGGTGGGTGGTGGCGTGGGCGCGGAGTCGCGTTACATCGCGCCCACGGTGCTCGCGGACGTGACGCCAGACACGCCCATCATGGCCGAGGAGATTTTCGGACCGGTGCTGCCGGTGCTGCGCTTCGAGTCCCTGGACGAAGTCGTGTCGCACGTGCGCGAGGACGGCAAGCCCCTGGCGCTCTACGTGTTCAGCAACGACGAGGCCACGGTGGAGCGGCTGCTGCGGGAGACTCGCGCGGGCGGCACGTGCATCAACACGGTGGTGCTGCACAATGTGAATCCGAACCTGCCCTTCGGCGGCGTGGGCGCCAGCGGTGTGGGCGCGTATCACGGCGAGACGGGCTTCCGGACCTTCAGCCACGAGCGCGCGGTGCTGCGCCAGGGGCGCACGTCCCTGGTCCACCTGTTCTTCCCGCCCTTCACGGGCAAGGCGCAGAAGCTGGCGCGGCTGGCGGGGCGGTTGTTCGAATAG
- a CDS encoding PH domain-containing protein, translating into MTDPGSPSPLTVVPGGDGGFLSRLPTVLQPHRSLLTYYLVSALLAGPGFPILGLIRYFKYQTLRYTLDDEGITVRWGILFRREVSLTYARIQDIHLSSNLVERWLGLARIQIQTASGNSQAEITIEGVPAHEAMRDFLYSKMRGSRERAVPTQESARAMPAGDHDALAATLREIAEEVRALRLSLNSGATREKQDV; encoded by the coding sequence ATGACAGACCCGGGGTCGCCCTCCCCTCTGACGGTGGTCCCCGGTGGTGACGGGGGCTTCCTGTCGCGCCTGCCCACGGTGCTGCAACCGCACCGCAGCCTGCTCACCTACTACCTCGTCAGCGCGCTGCTGGCCGGGCCCGGCTTCCCCATCCTCGGGCTCATCCGCTACTTCAAGTACCAGACGCTGCGCTACACGCTGGACGACGAAGGCATCACCGTCCGCTGGGGCATCCTCTTCCGGCGGGAGGTATCCCTCACCTACGCGCGCATCCAGGACATCCACTTGTCCAGCAACCTGGTGGAGCGCTGGCTGGGGCTGGCGCGCATCCAAATCCAGACGGCGAGCGGCAACTCGCAGGCGGAAATCACCATCGAGGGCGTTCCCGCGCACGAGGCGATGCGGGACTTCCTCTATTCGAAGATGCGGGGAAGCCGCGAGCGCGCAGTGCCTACGCAAGAGAGCGCACGCGCCATGCCCGCCGGTGACCATGACGCGCTGGCGGCCACGCTCCGCGAGATTGCCGAGGAGGTGCGCGCCCTACGGCTCAGCCTGAACAGCGGCGCCACGCGGGAGAAGCAGGATGTCTGA
- a CDS encoding PH domain-containing protein, whose protein sequence is MSDAAPAWLLRLLKVPPAPHIPEGAAVRVFRAAPTHRQLQLLRWGLRQAGVVVGLIFTWVAMKNRFVPHLPYAHADTVFFVFEMFAWLAFAAQAPITFLVAWLDYEYRWYILSDRSLRIREGLVSIQEKTMTFANIQQVSIRQNPLQRLFGIADVKVETAGGGSKRGAQDADASHTEGLHEAHFRGVDNPEEIRDVIMARVRMHRDAGLGEPQNPEPALPAPVAPSAATLGAAKELLGEMRALRSALTAQGHVER, encoded by the coding sequence ATGTCTGACGCCGCGCCTGCCTGGCTCCTGCGCCTGCTGAAGGTGCCCCCCGCGCCGCACATCCCCGAAGGGGCGGCGGTTCGCGTGTTCCGCGCCGCCCCGACCCATCGCCAGCTCCAGTTGCTCCGTTGGGGCCTGCGGCAGGCCGGCGTCGTGGTGGGCCTGATTTTCACCTGGGTGGCGATGAAGAACCGGTTCGTCCCGCACCTGCCCTACGCGCATGCGGACACGGTCTTCTTCGTCTTCGAAATGTTCGCCTGGCTCGCGTTCGCCGCGCAGGCCCCCATCACCTTCCTGGTGGCGTGGCTCGACTACGAGTACCGCTGGTACATCCTCTCCGACCGCAGCCTGCGCATCCGGGAAGGGCTCGTCTCCATCCAGGAGAAGACGATGACCTTCGCCAACATCCAGCAGGTCTCCATCCGGCAGAACCCGCTCCAGCGGCTGTTCGGCATCGCCGACGTGAAGGTGGAGACGGCGGGCGGAGGCAGCAAGCGCGGCGCGCAGGACGCGGACGCCTCACACACCGAAGGACTGCACGAGGCCCACTTCCGGGGCGTGGACAACCCGGAGGAGATTCGCGACGTCATCATGGCGCGGGTACGCATGCACCGGGACGCCGGGCTGGGTGAGCCGCAGAATCCCGAGCCGGCGCTGCCCGCGCCAGTGGCCCCTTCAGCCGCGACGCTCGGCGCGGCGAAGGAGCTGCTGGGTGAGATGCGGGCGCTGCGAAGCGCCCTGACGGCCCAGGGCCACGTGGAGCGCTGA
- a CDS encoding ABC-F family ATP-binding cassette domain-containing protein, with the protein MIRLDNISKQNGQQILFIEASAALHKGEKVGLVGPNGAGKTTLFRMITSQEHPDEGQVAVDRGVTIGYFSQDVGEMEGRSAAAEVMDGAGPVSTVAAELKELEAAMADPDQADNMDKLVERYGLVQGRFEELGGYALEGRAREILAGLGFTQEMMDGDVGALSGGWKMRVALARILLMRPDAMLLDEPSNHLDIESLIWLEEFLKNYDGALLMTSHDREFMNRIVNKVVEIDGGSLSTYTGNYEFYEQQRAMNEKQQQAQFERQQAMLAKELKFIERFKARASHAAQVQSRVKKLEKIERVEPPKRRQTVLFEFQPAPRSGDDVVSLKGVHKAYGSRTIYEGLDFLVRRTERWAVMGVNGAGKSTLLKLVTGSTQPDTGNVALGGSVKMGYFAQHAMDLLDGERTVFQALEDAFPRAGQGSLRALAGCFGFSGDEVEKKCRVLSGGEKARLVMAKMLFDPPNFLVLDEPTNHLDMATKEMLITALSRYEGTMLFVSHDRHFLAALSNRVLELTPEGIHQYGGGYTEYVARTGQEAPGLRS; encoded by the coding sequence ATGATTCGTCTCGACAACATCAGCAAGCAGAACGGCCAGCAGATTCTCTTCATCGAGGCCTCCGCGGCGCTCCACAAGGGGGAGAAGGTGGGCCTCGTCGGACCCAACGGGGCCGGCAAGACGACGCTGTTCCGGATGATTACCAGCCAGGAGCACCCCGACGAGGGCCAGGTCGCCGTCGACCGGGGCGTCACCATTGGCTACTTCAGCCAGGACGTGGGTGAGATGGAGGGCCGCAGCGCCGCCGCCGAGGTGATGGACGGCGCGGGCCCGGTCAGCACGGTGGCCGCCGAGCTGAAGGAGCTGGAGGCCGCCATGGCCGACCCGGACCAGGCGGACAACATGGACAAGCTCGTGGAGCGCTACGGCCTGGTCCAGGGGCGCTTCGAGGAGCTGGGTGGCTACGCGCTGGAAGGCCGCGCGCGGGAGATTCTCGCGGGCCTGGGCTTCACCCAGGAGATGATGGACGGCGACGTGGGCGCGCTGTCGGGTGGTTGGAAGATGCGCGTGGCGCTGGCCCGCATCCTCCTGATGCGTCCGGACGCGATGCTGCTCGACGAGCCGAGCAACCATCTCGACATCGAGAGCCTCATCTGGCTGGAGGAGTTCCTCAAGAACTACGACGGCGCGCTGCTGATGACGTCGCACGACCGCGAGTTCATGAACCGCATCGTGAACAAGGTGGTGGAGATCGACGGCGGCTCGCTGTCGACGTACACCGGCAACTACGAGTTCTACGAGCAGCAGCGGGCGATGAACGAGAAGCAGCAGCAGGCGCAGTTCGAGCGCCAGCAGGCCATGCTCGCCAAGGAGCTGAAGTTCATCGAGCGCTTCAAGGCGCGCGCCTCGCACGCCGCGCAGGTGCAGAGCCGGGTGAAGAAGCTGGAGAAGATTGAGCGCGTGGAGCCGCCCAAGCGGCGTCAGACGGTGCTCTTCGAGTTCCAGCCGGCGCCGCGCTCGGGCGACGACGTGGTGAGCCTGAAGGGCGTTCACAAGGCCTACGGCTCGCGGACCATCTACGAGGGGCTGGACTTCCTGGTGCGCCGCACGGAGCGCTGGGCCGTCATGGGCGTCAACGGCGCGGGCAAGTCCACGCTGCTGAAGCTGGTGACGGGCTCCACGCAGCCGGACACGGGCAACGTGGCGCTGGGTGGCAGCGTGAAGATGGGTTACTTCGCGCAGCACGCCATGGACCTGCTGGACGGCGAGCGGACCGTGTTCCAGGCGCTGGAGGACGCCTTCCCCCGCGCGGGTCAGGGCTCGCTGCGGGCGCTGGCCGGCTGCTTCGGCTTCTCCGGCGACGAGGTGGAGAAGAAGTGCCGCGTGCTGTCCGGTGGTGAGAAGGCCCGGCTCGTCATGGCGAAGATGCTCTTCGACCCGCCGAACTTCCTGGTGCTGGACGAGCCCACCAACCACCTGGACATGGCCACGAAGGAGATGCTGATTACGGCGCTCTCCCGCTACGAGGGGACGATGCTGTTCGTCTCCCACGACCGTCACTTCCTGGCCGCGCTGTCCAACCGCGTGCTGGAGCTGACGCCCGAGGGCATCCACCAGTACGGCGGCGGCTACACGGAGTACGTCGCGCGCACCGGCCAGGAAGCGCCCGGTCTGCGGAGCTGA
- a CDS encoding phenylalanine--tRNA ligase beta subunit-related protein: MLTVDAHPSLNTLAFTTTFPGPLGGLPSPEWLVALLKPGATAPLSSDDTVRGAIRDMLRHGGYKPTGRGKPASEYLVRASGDGSLGAINLAVDACNAVSLHSGLPISVVDLDRATAPFRVGVAPEGAQYVFNASGQSIDLAGLLCLFDAEGPCANAVKDAQRTKTNADTRRTLTVLWGAKALGERTARAFDWYRELLERAGATVERLP, from the coding sequence GTGCTGACCGTCGACGCCCACCCCTCCCTGAACACCCTGGCCTTCACCACCACCTTCCCCGGTCCCCTGGGCGGGCTGCCCTCCCCGGAGTGGCTGGTGGCCCTGCTGAAGCCCGGCGCCACCGCCCCCCTGTCCAGCGACGACACCGTGCGCGGCGCCATCCGCGACATGCTCCGCCACGGCGGCTACAAGCCCACCGGGCGTGGCAAGCCCGCGTCGGAGTACCTGGTGCGCGCCTCGGGTGACGGCTCGCTGGGCGCCATCAACCTGGCCGTGGATGCCTGCAACGCGGTGTCCCTGCACAGCGGCCTGCCCATCAGCGTGGTGGACCTGGACCGGGCCACCGCCCCCTTCCGCGTGGGCGTGGCCCCGGAGGGCGCGCAGTACGTCTTCAACGCGTCCGGGCAGAGCATCGACCTGGCGGGACTGCTGTGCCTCTTCGACGCGGAAGGCCCGTGCGCCAACGCCGTCAAGGACGCGCAGCGCACCAAGACGAACGCGGACACCCGCCGCACCCTCACCGTGCTCTGGGGCGCCAAGGCCCTGGGCGAGCGGACCGCGCGCGCCTTCGACTGGTATCGGGAGCTGCTGGAACGCGCGGGGGCCACGGTGGAGCGCCTGCCCTGA
- a CDS encoding DUF481 domain-containing protein: MAGRQSSRWVLLLVWLHAASAAAQIVNVQALFDENTGPGRSAAVDLGADWRTGSTDLFSVRGALLGQWRSEKHTWLAVIRGEYAFAANEVIVSKVMEHVRYRYGFTERLSGEVFLQHEFDKFRRIQFRALLGAGPRVRVLTDKQATLVVGLALMLEHERIRRDSEPDAGEFRTDPRLSSYVLGRLEFMENVFLVQTLYAQPRVTNPADIRLLNDTIFEVKPNERLSVGIGFNLTFDNSPPLGVPKLDTQLRTSVGIRL, from the coding sequence ATGGCGGGACGGCAATCCAGCAGGTGGGTGCTGCTGCTCGTGTGGCTTCATGCGGCGAGCGCGGCGGCGCAGATCGTCAACGTCCAGGCGCTGTTCGACGAGAACACCGGCCCGGGGCGTTCGGCGGCCGTGGACCTGGGCGCGGACTGGCGCACGGGCAGCACCGACCTCTTCAGCGTGCGCGGCGCCCTGCTGGGCCAGTGGCGCAGCGAGAAGCACACCTGGCTGGCCGTCATCCGGGGGGAGTACGCCTTCGCCGCCAATGAGGTCATCGTCAGCAAGGTGATGGAGCACGTCCGCTACCGCTACGGATTCACGGAGCGGCTCTCCGGCGAGGTGTTCCTCCAACACGAGTTCGACAAGTTCCGCCGCATCCAGTTCCGGGCCCTGCTGGGCGCGGGCCCCCGGGTGAGGGTGCTGACCGACAAACAGGCCACGCTGGTGGTGGGGCTCGCGCTGATGCTGGAGCACGAGCGCATCCGCCGGGATTCCGAACCGGATGCCGGGGAGTTCCGCACCGACCCGCGCCTGTCCAGCTACGTGCTGGGGCGGCTGGAGTTCATGGAGAACGTCTTCCTGGTGCAGACGCTCTACGCCCAGCCCCGCGTGACGAACCCCGCCGACATCCGCCTGCTCAACGACACCATCTTCGAGGTGAAGCCCAACGAACGCCTCTCGGTGGGCATCGGCTTCAACCTCACCTTCGACAACTCCCCGCCCCTGGGCGTCCCCAAGCTCGACACCCAGTTGCGGACCTCGGTGGGCATCCGGCTGTAG
- a CDS encoding CBS domain-containing protein: protein MTELYVEREDTVAKAVTLFPKDTVVRALSLMQRYGLSRLPVVDDVHGELIGDVTADDLTRVWQHAPLACMSEILSLKSLRVEDLEDATRWGPRLTLVSPLVDVYQTSKRWVQ from the coding sequence ATGACGGAGCTGTACGTGGAGCGCGAGGACACGGTGGCGAAGGCAGTGACGCTCTTCCCCAAGGACACGGTGGTGAGGGCACTGTCACTGATGCAGCGGTATGGCCTGAGCCGGCTGCCGGTGGTGGACGACGTGCACGGCGAGCTCATCGGCGACGTGACGGCCGACGACCTCACCCGGGTCTGGCAGCACGCGCCGCTGGCCTGTATGTCGGAAATTCTTTCACTGAAATCCCTGCGGGTTGAAGACCTGGAGGACGCCACCCGTTGGGGGCCGCGCCTCACCCTGGTCTCCCCCCTGGTGGACGTGTACCAGACCAGCAAACGCTGGGTGCAGTAG